One Deltaproteobacteria bacterium DNA segment encodes these proteins:
- a CDS encoding P-loop NTPase has translation MTQQNHEPGSCGGSCGTREDKHEIQNAEIKQTLSHIKNKILVMSGKGGVGKSSVAAYLSIHLAEMGYRVGLMDVDLHGPSIPRLLNLKGMIRPAPQEGKILPLETLPNLHVISIEPLMGENKDAATIWRGPLKIGVIRQFISDVQWPDLDYLIVDSPPGTGDEPLTIAQTIPDAKALIVTTPQEISLADVRKSINFCRQVKMSILGLVENMSGLRCPHCGEKIYLFSSQGGEELAKREQLPLLASLPIDPEFVRYGDRGDLIEYRNEKAPFNLEFKEMAKKIAADHTAGEEREIKPPKKEETNKMNESADKLRFAIPLAAGKLCAHFGHCEQFALIDTENGEIKGKTLETPPPHEPGVLPRWLHEIGADVIIAGGMGARAQQLFQENGIKVVIGAPSETPETLVGQYLSDSLITGANICDH, from the coding sequence ATGACCCAGCAAAATCACGAACCGGGAAGCTGCGGCGGAAGTTGCGGGACCCGGGAGGACAAGCATGAGATACAGAATGCTGAAATCAAACAAACCTTGTCCCATATCAAAAACAAAATACTTGTCATGAGCGGAAAGGGGGGGGTAGGTAAAAGCAGTGTCGCCGCTTACCTCTCAATTCACCTCGCCGAGATGGGGTATCGGGTGGGTCTCATGGATGTGGATCTTCACGGCCCGAGTATCCCCAGGTTGCTCAACCTCAAAGGAATGATCCGGCCCGCTCCCCAGGAAGGGAAGATCCTTCCCTTGGAGACCCTTCCGAATCTACACGTCATTTCCATCGAACCTTTGATGGGTGAAAACAAGGATGCGGCGACCATCTGGAGGGGGCCCCTCAAGATCGGCGTCATCCGCCAGTTCATCTCGGATGTGCAATGGCCCGACCTGGACTATCTCATCGTGGACTCCCCCCCGGGGACCGGAGACGAACCTTTGACCATCGCCCAAACCATACCCGATGCCAAAGCCCTGATCGTAACCACCCCCCAGGAGATCTCTTTGGCCGATGTCCGTAAATCCATAAACTTCTGCCGACAGGTAAAGATGTCCATTCTCGGGTTGGTCGAAAACATGAGCGGATTACGATGTCCCCACTGCGGCGAAAAAATCTATCTTTTCTCATCCCAAGGGGGAGAAGAACTGGCAAAGAGGGAGCAATTACCCCTACTGGCCAGTCTACCGATCGATCCCGAGTTCGTCCGGTACGGCGATAGGGGAGACCTGATCGAATATCGGAACGAGAAAGCCCCCTTCAACCTGGAATTCAAAGAAATGGCAAAGAAAATCGCTGCTGATCACACGGCGGGAGAGGAACGTGAAATAAAACCCCCGAAAAAGGAGGAAACGAATAAGATGAACGAATCGGCTGACAAACTCAGGTTTGCAATCCCTCTGGCGGCTGGAAAACTCTGCGCCCATTTCGGGCATTGCGAGCAATTCGCCCTGATCGACACGGAAAACGGTGAAATCAAGGGAAAAACCCTGGAGACTCCTCCCCCCCATGAACCGGGTGTGTTGCCGCGATGGCTCCATGAGATTGGTGCTGATGTGATCATCGCAGGCGGCATGGGAGCAAGGGCCCAGCAACTCTTCCAGGAAAACGGCATCAAGGTCGTGATTGGGGCCCCCTCCGAAACACCCGAAACCCTGGTGGGGCAATACCTCTCCGATTCCCTGATCACCGGGGCCAACATCTGCGACCACTGA
- a CDS encoding ATP-binding protein, with translation MIISIASGKGGTGKTTVATNLALSLDPPVRVLDCDVEEPNAHLFLKPRFEASHTVTTPVPSVDEGKCSLCGKCGEICQFKAILVIGQTVLTFPEMCHSCGGCVEVCPEKAITETGRELGIIEEGRRDGVEFVHGRLKVGEAMAPPLIRKVRAYEKADGLTIIDAPPGTSCPVITSMKQTDFVILVTEPTPFGLHDLELAVGAVETLGIPCGLVINRSDLGDDRVREFARTKQIPLLMEIPFDRGIAEAYSRGIPFVEERPEWKEKFRALYQSIQKIVH, from the coding sequence GTGATTATCAGTATTGCCAGCGGGAAGGGAGGGACCGGAAAGACCACGGTGGCGACCAATCTGGCCCTGTCCCTGGATCCCCCTGTGCGGGTGCTTGACTGTGACGTGGAGGAGCCGAACGCCCATCTCTTCCTAAAACCACGGTTTGAGGCATCCCATACCGTTACCACCCCCGTTCCATCCGTAGACGAAGGGAAATGCAGTCTTTGCGGGAAGTGCGGGGAAATCTGCCAGTTCAAGGCTATCCTGGTGATCGGCCAAACCGTGCTGACCTTTCCCGAGATGTGCCACAGTTGCGGTGGATGCGTGGAGGTGTGCCCGGAAAAGGCCATTACGGAGACCGGGAGAGAACTGGGGATCATCGAGGAAGGGCGGCGGGACGGCGTTGAGTTCGTCCACGGGCGTTTGAAGGTTGGAGAGGCCATGGCCCCTCCCCTCATCCGGAAGGTGCGGGCTTACGAGAAAGCCGATGGCCTGACCATCATCGATGCCCCGCCGGGTACTTCCTGCCCGGTAATCACATCCATGAAGCAAACGGATTTCGTGATCCTCGTGACCGAACCCACCCCCTTCGGGCTCCATGATCTCGAACTGGCCGTGGGTGCGGTCGAAACCCTCGGGATTCCCTGCGGCTTGGTCATCAACCGTTCGGACCTGGGCGATGACAGGGTGAGGGAATTCGCCCGCACGAAACAGATCCCCCTGCTCATGGAAATACCCTTTGATCGGGGTATCGCCGAGGCCTACTCCAGGGGTATCCCCTTTGTAGAAGAGCGTCCCGAATGGAAGGAGAAATTCAGGGCCCTTTATCAATCGATTCAAAAAATCGTCCACTGA
- a CDS encoding 4Fe-4S binding protein yields the protein MKELVVISGKGGTGKTSLIGAFAYLAENKVLCDADVDAADLHLLTKPEIMEHHDFQGGSLAKINREKCTECGLCRELCRWEAISEEFQVDPLECEGCGVCVYFCPEKAIDFPLSTNGEWYLSETRFGPMVHARLGIAEENSGKLVTLVRQEAKKLAEKDHRDLILTDGPPGVGCPVIASIGGATAVLIVSEPTVSGMHDMERVADLAAFFKVPALLCVNKADLNPEKARAIEEHAEAKGVTILGRIPFDPLFTHAMVQGKTLFELDGASRTGETVRTIWEDLLRTLNR from the coding sequence ATGAAGGAACTGGTCGTGATCAGCGGAAAGGGGGGAACCGGAAAGACAAGCCTGATCGGCGCCTTCGCTTACCTGGCCGAGAACAAGGTGCTGTGTGACGCCGACGTGGATGCCGCAGACCTGCACCTGCTCACGAAGCCGGAAATCATGGAACACCACGATTTTCAGGGAGGCAGCCTCGCGAAAATCAACAGGGAGAAGTGCACCGAGTGCGGCCTTTGCAGAGAACTATGCCGGTGGGAAGCCATAAGCGAGGAGTTCCAGGTTGACCCGCTGGAATGTGAGGGATGCGGGGTATGCGTCTACTTCTGCCCGGAAAAGGCCATCGATTTCCCGCTTAGTACCAACGGAGAATGGTATCTCTCAGAGACCCGGTTCGGTCCCATGGTCCATGCGAGACTGGGCATAGCGGAGGAAAACTCGGGGAAACTCGTGACCCTGGTACGGCAGGAGGCCAAAAAACTCGCCGAAAAGGATCACCGTGACTTGATCCTCACGGACGGCCCCCCGGGGGTCGGATGCCCCGTCATCGCCTCAATCGGCGGGGCCACTGCCGTTCTGATCGTATCGGAACCCACGGTTTCAGGGATGCACGACATGGAGCGGGTGGCGGACCTGGCTGCTTTTTTCAAGGTACCGGCCCTGCTCTGCGTCAACAAGGCTGACCTCAATCCCGAAAAGGCCCGCGCCATCGAGGAACACGCAGAGGCTAAGGGCGTCACGATTCTGGGCAGAATTCCCTTCGACCCGTTGTTCACCCATGCCATGGTCCAGGGGAAAACCCTGTTTGAACTGGATGGGGCCTCCCGGACGGGTGAAACCGTGCGAACGATCTGGGAAGACCTGCTCAGGACCTTGAACCGCTGA
- a CDS encoding ferredoxin:thioredoxin reductase produces MNKVEELYQRLRKLQEPEGYFFNNDRERVFDLLEALLLNKDRYGYMSCPCRLASGDRAKDTDIICPCRYREQDVREYGSCYCNLYVSREWNEGGIPHVYVPERRPPEKVGWA; encoded by the coding sequence ATGAACAAGGTGGAAGAACTATACCAGAGACTCAGAAAGTTGCAGGAGCCTGAAGGTTATTTCTTCAATAACGACCGGGAGCGGGTTTTCGATCTCCTGGAGGCGCTCCTGTTGAACAAAGACCGCTACGGCTATATGAGTTGTCCCTGCAGGCTGGCTTCGGGCGATCGGGCGAAGGATACGGACATCATCTGTCCCTGCCGCTACCGGGAGCAGGATGTGAGGGAATACGGGAGCTGTTATTGCAATCTGTATGTATCCCGTGAATGGAACGAGGGTGGAATCCCCCATGTATACGTTCCCGAGAGGAGGCCGCCCGAGAAAGTCGGCTGGGCATGA
- a CDS encoding glutaredoxin family protein, which translates to MADKKVKMYTLSTCSHCKATKKFMDDCRVEYEFTDVDLLEGKEREAILEEVRKLNPNCSFPTIIIGDKVIVGFRENEIREALGL; encoded by the coding sequence ATGGCAGACAAAAAGGTGAAGATGTATACCCTCAGTACTTGCAGCCATTGCAAGGCCACAAAGAAATTCATGGATGACTGCAGGGTCGAGTACGAATTCACGGACGTCGATCTCCTCGAGGGGAAGGAACGGGAGGCGATCCTGGAAGAAGTGCGGAAGTTGAATCCCAACTGCTCCTTTCCCACGATCATTATTGGAGACAAGGTCATCGTGGGCTTCAGGGAGAATGAAATCAGAGAGGCCCTGGGATTATGA
- a CDS encoding hydroxylamine oxidase, with product MSHCNPSRDSQGLGKEPDGPDDPGRCAVALPEEERRVSFKGVPEALGRVVVGCAECHTLHPETHKDTFEHNGHRVHVVVTPTDCATCHPVEMSQFRENLMSRAYGNLRENSIYRSLSDSVNGPHTLKGVEIVTGRPDLGTEADSCLYCHGTKVLVEGKETRETEMGEMTFPVLQGWPSQGVGRVNPDGSKGACSACHTRHTFSIEMARKPHTCSECHKGPDVPAYKVYNVSKHGNTYCALGKTWNFDAVPWVVGRDFTAPTCAACHVSGIADEDGNVIAGRTHRMNDRLAWRILGLIYAHPQPRSPDTTVLRNRLDLPLPTELTGEPVSKGLIDTRTMEARQERMERICLSCHATGWVKGHFARLENTIRTTNEITRTATRILMNAWEEGVAGGLAQGDGIFNEVIEKKWVEQWLFFANSTRYASAMAGADYGVFSGGRWHLSRNIHEMMERFNDLMEQKE from the coding sequence ATGTCACACTGCAATCCATCCAGGGATAGTCAGGGCCTGGGAAAGGAGCCGGATGGCCCGGATGACCCCGGCAGGTGTGCCGTGGCCTTACCCGAAGAAGAGCGGAGGGTCTCTTTCAAGGGAGTCCCCGAGGCCCTGGGCCGGGTCGTGGTTGGGTGCGCGGAATGCCATACCCTTCACCCGGAAACCCACAAGGACACCTTCGAACACAACGGCCACCGGGTCCATGTCGTGGTGACCCCGACGGATTGTGCCACCTGCCACCCCGTGGAGATGTCACAGTTCAGGGAAAACCTGATGTCCCGGGCCTACGGGAATCTCCGGGAGAACTCCATCTACCGTAGCTTGTCGGATTCAGTTAACGGGCCCCATACGCTGAAGGGGGTGGAGATTGTCACCGGGAGGCCCGATCTGGGGACAGAGGCCGATTCCTGCCTTTATTGCCACGGGACAAAGGTGCTCGTGGAGGGGAAGGAGACCAGGGAAACGGAAATGGGGGAGATGACGTTCCCGGTCCTCCAGGGATGGCCTTCCCAGGGGGTCGGCCGGGTGAATCCCGACGGCAGCAAAGGGGCCTGCAGCGCTTGTCATACACGGCACACCTTCTCTATAGAAATGGCCCGAAAACCCCATACCTGTTCAGAGTGCCACAAAGGTCCGGATGTCCCGGCCTATAAGGTTTACAACGTGAGTAAGCACGGGAACACCTATTGTGCTCTCGGGAAAACCTGGAACTTCGATGCTGTTCCCTGGGTGGTGGGAAGGGACTTCACGGCGCCGACCTGCGCCGCCTGCCACGTGAGCGGGATCGCGGACGAGGATGGAAACGTAATTGCCGGGCGGACCCACCGGATGAACGATCGCCTGGCATGGCGGATCCTGGGCCTGATTTACGCCCACCCTCAACCCAGGTCTCCCGACACCACCGTGTTACGAAATCGCCTGGACTTGCCCTTGCCCACGGAACTCACCGGAGAGCCTGTCTCCAAAGGGCTTATCGACACCCGAACGATGGAGGCCAGGCAGGAGCGGATGGAGCGGATCTGCTTGTCCTGTCACGCCACCGGATGGGTGAAGGGGCATTTCGCCAGATTGGAAAACACCATTCGGACCACCAACGAGATAACCAGGACCGCCACCCGAATCCTCATGAACGCCTGGGAGGAGGGAGTAGCCGGGGGATTGGCCCAAGGGGACGGGATCTTCAACGAGGTCATCGAGAAGAAGTGGGTGGAGCAATGGCTCTTTTTCGCAAATTCTACGAGGTATGCCTCGGCCATGGCCGGAGCTGATTACGGTGTATTTTCAGGAGGACGTTGGCACCTGTCCCGGAATATCCATGAAATGATGGAGAGGTTCAACGACCTCATGGAGCAGAAAGAGTGA
- a CDS encoding HEAT repeat domain-containing protein: MTDTLPKPLRAGGRALKRQVFDLLHTLEIDRAVEELYGFPPKRVINPLFSLLNHKDPDIRWAAVTASGAVVARLAELDIEGARIILRRIMWNLNDESGGIGWGLPEVMGEILARVDVLAEEFSPILLSYADEKGNYLEYDMLQRGLLWGIGRLAQVRPEHIQSLEPHLFRYFESPDAGVRGHAAWVAGMVPFPKVRSHLERLTGDDSEFRLYEGQRLQTRKVREVAAQALKGLEAV; the protein is encoded by the coding sequence TTGACGGATACTCTACCGAAACCCCTAAGAGCAGGGGGGCGCGCCCTGAAAAGGCAGGTCTTCGATCTTCTGCACACCCTGGAGATTGATAGAGCCGTCGAGGAACTTTACGGATTCCCGCCCAAGCGAGTGATCAACCCTCTTTTCTCCCTCCTCAATCACAAGGACCCGGATATCCGTTGGGCCGCCGTGACCGCCTCGGGGGCCGTGGTGGCGCGTCTTGCGGAGCTGGATATTGAAGGGGCCCGAATCATCCTGCGCCGTATAATGTGGAACCTGAACGATGAGTCGGGGGGGATCGGCTGGGGATTACCGGAGGTGATGGGAGAGATCCTTGCCCGAGTCGACGTCCTGGCCGAGGAGTTTTCCCCTATCCTGCTCTCCTATGCAGATGAGAAAGGGAATTACCTGGAATATGACATGCTCCAGCGGGGACTCCTTTGGGGAATTGGGAGGCTGGCCCAAGTGAGGCCCGAACATATCCAGTCCCTTGAACCGCATCTGTTCCGCTATTTCGAATCCCCCGATGCCGGGGTGCGAGGGCATGCGGCATGGGTCGCCGGAATGGTCCCGTTTCCGAAAGTCCGATCCCACCTGGAGCGTCTCACAGGGGATGATTCAGAATTTCGGCTTTACGAGGGGCAGCGCCTTCAAACCAGGAAGGTGCGGGAAGTGGCCGCCCAGGCCCTGAAAGGGTTGGAGGCCGTATGA
- a CDS encoding SPOR domain-containing protein, producing the protein MPLPPNRRFALSSTSTFNLPAVVLVSALLLLLPARASYPEGKYFSIQVGAYHEEKGAKRMVADLRRLGHDAFYREETGRGGVKFYRVYIERFRSRREALREGRILKNLGLIADFTVKAPEDHAPLRASPGKDMDRVTFLHVGSFMEKENAERMVSLLVSEGVKAVWVPEIVSGKRWYRVYIGKFRNEKEARKEGEYLKKKGVIGYFKPLTIDKKVLAKDTQ; encoded by the coding sequence TTGCCTTTACCTCCCAATAGACGATTTGCTCTCTCTTCCACGTCCACATTCAACCTCCCGGCCGTTGTGCTGGTGTCAGCGCTCCTTCTGCTTCTACCTGCAAGGGCATCCTATCCGGAAGGGAAATATTTTTCCATCCAGGTGGGCGCCTATCATGAGGAGAAAGGTGCGAAGCGCATGGTCGCTGATCTCCGGCGGCTGGGACACGATGCCTTTTACCGAGAAGAAACCGGACGGGGAGGTGTCAAGTTTTACAGGGTGTACATCGAGCGATTCAGGAGCAGGAGGGAGGCCCTGAGGGAAGGCAGGATTTTAAAGAACCTCGGGCTTATCGCCGACTTCACGGTGAAGGCCCCTGAAGATCATGCTCCTCTGCGGGCTTCCCCCGGGAAAGACATGGACAGGGTCACCTTTCTCCATGTCGGCTCCTTCATGGAGAAAGAAAACGCCGAAAGGATGGTAAGCCTGTTGGTCTCCGAAGGGGTCAAAGCCGTTTGGGTTCCGGAGATCGTATCAGGCAAAAGGTGGTACCGTGTCTATATCGGTAAATTCCGAAATGAGAAGGAAGCACGGAAGGAAGGAGAATACCTCAAGAAAAAAGGCGTAATCGGCTACTTCAAGCCCCTCACAATAGACAAAAAGGTCCTCGCCAAGGACACTCAGTAA
- the surE gene encoding 5'/3'-nucleotidase SurE, which yields MRILLTNDDGIYAPGLKALYDELSSEHEIHIVAPESERSAVGHAITLTRPLRVKPVSRNGMFYGYAVSGTPADCVKIALQEILNNPPDMVLSGINLGANVGVNVLYSGTVSAATEGAFLGIRSAAISLATRENPDFRFAARFSREIIRFAFENELSQGVALNVNIPALPPEKIEGVVITRQGIGRHLERFERRVDPRGNIYYWLSEETPITNNAIDTDARLLRENRITITPISYDLTSHQELERLKACAPPSLHSRDAGKE from the coding sequence TTGAGAATCCTCTTGACCAACGACGACGGCATCTATGCCCCGGGATTGAAGGCCCTATACGATGAACTGAGTTCGGAGCACGAAATCCATATCGTTGCTCCGGAATCCGAGAGAAGCGCTGTGGGGCATGCCATCACCCTTACCAGGCCCCTGAGGGTCAAGCCGGTTTCAAGGAACGGCATGTTCTACGGTTATGCCGTCTCCGGGACCCCGGCAGACTGTGTCAAGATCGCGCTGCAAGAAATCCTGAACAACCCTCCCGACATGGTCCTTTCAGGTATTAACCTGGGCGCCAATGTCGGTGTCAATGTGCTTTATTCCGGTACCGTCTCTGCAGCCACCGAAGGGGCTTTTCTCGGAATCCGTTCGGCGGCCATTTCCCTTGCCACCAGGGAGAATCCCGATTTTCGGTTCGCCGCCCGCTTCAGCCGGGAGATCATCCGTTTCGCCTTTGAAAACGAATTATCTCAGGGAGTCGCGCTTAACGTCAACATACCAGCCCTTCCTCCCGAAAAAATCGAGGGGGTCGTTATTACAAGGCAGGGAATAGGGAGACACCTGGAGAGATTTGAACGTCGTGTCGACCCCAGAGGAAATATCTATTATTGGCTTTCGGAAGAGACCCCCATCACCAACAATGCAATAGATACGGATGCCCGGCTCCTCAGAGAAAACCGAATCACTATCACACCAATAAGCTACGACCTTACCTCACACCAGGAACTTGAGAGGCTGAAGGCTTGCGCTCCCCCATCCCTTCATTCCCGGGATGCAGGTAAAGAATAG